Proteins found in one Saccharopolyspora phatthalungensis genomic segment:
- a CDS encoding SDR family oxidoreductase, which translates to MSTWFITGAARGFGAEIARTALAGGDNVAVAVRNPDRIPDDLRNSERVFAVALDVTRTEDIPAAVQSVVDRFGGIDVLVNNAGRGLLGALEEITDAEARSLFDLNVFGLINVTRAVLPVMRAQGSGKLVHIGSRSGYEGEPGVSMYSASKFAVAGISEALSVEMAPFGVQSMVVEPGVFRTDFLDQTSLSLPANRIAAYDGTPAHTTLDWVGEANHTQLGDPIKGAALIYEVTSQDKLPTHLPLGRDAIERLHVKIDQLHDDLAPWREKSAATAHAA; encoded by the coding sequence ATGTCGACTTGGTTCATCACCGGCGCCGCCCGCGGCTTCGGCGCGGAAATCGCTCGCACGGCGCTGGCCGGCGGCGACAACGTCGCGGTCGCGGTACGCAACCCGGACCGCATCCCGGACGATCTTCGAAACTCCGAGCGCGTGTTCGCCGTCGCGCTGGATGTGACCCGCACCGAGGACATCCCGGCCGCGGTGCAGTCCGTGGTCGACCGTTTCGGTGGCATCGACGTGCTGGTGAACAACGCAGGCCGAGGCCTGCTCGGCGCACTGGAGGAGATCACCGACGCCGAGGCCCGGTCGCTGTTCGACCTCAACGTCTTCGGTCTGATCAACGTCACCCGCGCGGTGCTGCCGGTCATGCGGGCCCAGGGCAGCGGCAAGCTGGTGCACATCGGTTCCCGCTCCGGCTACGAGGGCGAGCCCGGCGTGAGCATGTACAGCGCGTCGAAGTTCGCCGTTGCGGGTATCAGCGAGGCCCTGTCGGTGGAGATGGCTCCGTTCGGGGTGCAGAGCATGGTGGTCGAGCCCGGCGTGTTCCGCACCGACTTCCTCGACCAGACCTCGCTGTCTCTGCCGGCGAATCGCATCGCCGCCTACGACGGCACCCCCGCGCACACCACCCTGGACTGGGTCGGCGAGGCCAACCACACCCAGCTCGGCGACCCGATCAAGGGCGCGGCCCTGATCTACGAGGTCACCAGCCAGGACAAGCTGCCCACGCACCTGCCCCTGGGACGGGACGCCATCGAACGGCTGCACGTCAAGATCGACCAGCTGCACGACGACCTGGCACCCTGGCGGGAGAAGTCCGCTGCCACCGCCCACGCCGCGTGA
- a CDS encoding helix-turn-helix transcriptional regulator, with product MDSSELAEFLSTCRARVSPDQVGLEPESARRRVPGLRREELARLAGVSVDYYTRLEQGRSRSASAEVLDALAVALRLDEAERQHLFNLARPEPAKRKRRARPQRVDPATLRLIETLDEVYCPAFVLGRRLDVLAHNRLAGALITEFRALPAPQRNQARFVFFDPHARELYADWATVAADTVAMLRLDAGRYPDDPQLSALIGELSIHSEEFRRWWSDHKVHQRTTGTKAYRHPLVGDLTVEYQALHPAGDADQILFVYTTQPGSASETSLRLLAHWHDQERPDIPIETH from the coding sequence ATGGACAGCTCGGAGCTCGCGGAGTTCCTGAGCACCTGCCGCGCGCGGGTGAGCCCGGACCAGGTCGGTCTGGAGCCGGAATCCGCACGCCGCCGTGTGCCGGGTCTGCGGCGGGAGGAGCTGGCGCGGCTGGCAGGGGTCAGCGTGGACTACTACACGCGGCTGGAGCAGGGCCGCAGCCGCAGTGCCTCAGCCGAGGTGCTGGATGCGCTGGCGGTGGCGCTGCGGCTTGACGAGGCCGAGCGTCAGCACCTGTTCAACCTCGCCCGTCCTGAACCCGCGAAGCGCAAACGCCGCGCCCGCCCGCAGCGGGTGGACCCCGCAACCCTGCGGCTGATCGAGACGCTGGATGAGGTGTACTGCCCGGCTTTCGTGCTGGGCCGGCGGCTGGACGTGCTGGCGCACAATCGGCTGGCCGGCGCGTTGATCACCGAGTTCCGCGCGCTGCCCGCACCGCAACGCAACCAGGCCCGGTTTGTATTCTTCGACCCGCACGCCCGCGAGCTCTACGCCGACTGGGCGACCGTCGCGGCGGACACGGTGGCGATGCTCCGGCTGGACGCCGGACGTTACCCGGACGACCCGCAGCTGTCCGCCCTGATCGGAGAGCTGTCGATCCACTCCGAGGAGTTCCGCAGGTGGTGGTCGGACCATAAGGTGCACCAACGCACGACTGGAACGAAGGCCTACCGCCACCCGCTGGTCGGTGACCTCACCGTCGAATACCAGGCCCTGCATCCCGCCGGCGATGCGGATCAGATCCTGTTCGTCTACACCACGCAACCGGGCTCGGCCTCGGAAACCTCGTTGCGGCTGCTGGCCCACTGGCACGACCAAGAACGGCCCGACATCCCGATCGAAACCCACTGA
- a CDS encoding SDR family oxidoreductase: MSAVITTSPLAGRVALVTGASSGIGEATAERLAALGAKVAVAARRKDNLDALVARIAAAGGTALAVPLDVTDRDAVTAAAEQITDQLGRVDLVFNNAGVQLISPIEDLQVDDWQRQIDLNITGVMNVIGAFVPHLTDAAVAGGSADLITTSSIAATRVLEKFSIYSGTKAYISQLTRLLRVELGRKMVRVATIEPGMVDTELPDHVTDPDASKLMADLIHDIDVLSPADVAQTVAFIASMPRHVNLTEITILPTAQAV, from the coding sequence ATGTCAGCAGTCATCACCACCAGCCCGCTAGCCGGCCGTGTCGCTCTCGTCACCGGAGCCTCCAGCGGCATCGGGGAAGCCACCGCGGAACGGCTGGCCGCGTTGGGCGCCAAGGTCGCCGTGGCCGCCCGCCGCAAGGACAACCTCGACGCCCTCGTGGCCCGCATCGCCGCTGCGGGCGGCACCGCGCTGGCCGTCCCGCTCGACGTCACTGACCGGGATGCTGTCACCGCCGCCGCTGAGCAGATCACCGACCAGCTCGGCCGAGTGGACTTGGTGTTCAACAACGCCGGCGTCCAGCTGATCTCCCCGATCGAGGACCTGCAGGTCGACGACTGGCAACGCCAGATCGACCTCAACATCACCGGCGTCATGAACGTCATCGGCGCATTCGTGCCCCACCTCACCGACGCCGCCGTGGCGGGCGGCTCCGCTGACCTGATCACCACGTCCTCGATTGCGGCAACCCGGGTCCTGGAAAAATTCTCGATCTACTCCGGCACCAAGGCCTACATCAGCCAGCTCACCCGGCTACTCCGCGTCGAGCTGGGCCGCAAGATGGTACGGGTGGCCACGATCGAACCGGGCATGGTCGACACCGAGTTGCCCGACCACGTCACCGACCCCGACGCCAGCAAGCTGATGGCCGACCTGATCCACGATATCGACGTCCTCAGCCCGGCCGACGTCGCCCAAACCGTCGCATTCATCGCCTCAATGCCCCGACACGTCAACCTCACCGAGATCACCATCCTGCCCACCGCCCAGGCTGTCTGA
- a CDS encoding STAS domain-containing protein has translation MIVSRSGMPPAAWTDHGHAIVTPCTADDPVATHATSVSALRLAVEWPAAGVVVVRIGGEIDLSTVPRLTEVIRQRLTAAALNTVILDLSGVSFASSAAIELLLHSQRRADHRGVQLFVVPGGGAILRLLTITGLRERFVCRETAAQAVADAGV, from the coding sequence GTGATCGTCTCCAGATCAGGCATGCCACCGGCCGCGTGGACCGATCATGGCCACGCGATCGTCACACCATGCACCGCTGACGATCCCGTCGCCACGCACGCGACCAGCGTTTCCGCGCTGCGGCTAGCCGTGGAATGGCCCGCCGCGGGGGTCGTGGTGGTGCGCATCGGGGGTGAGATCGACCTGTCCACGGTGCCCAGGCTCACCGAGGTGATCCGCCAGCGCCTGACCGCCGCGGCGTTGAACACCGTGATCCTGGACCTCTCCGGGGTGTCCTTCGCCAGCAGCGCCGCCATTGAACTGCTGCTGCACTCCCAGCGCCGGGCCGATCATCGGGGCGTCCAGCTTTTCGTCGTGCCCGGCGGTGGCGCGATTCTGCGGCTGCTGACGATCACCGGGCTGCGCGAACGGTTCGTGTGCCGGGAAACCGCGGCCCAAGCGGTGGCCGACGCAGGCGTGTGA
- a CDS encoding DUF1697 domain-containing protein — protein sequence MSTYIALLRAVNVAGQSRIAMADLRTLVIAAGHGEVATYLQSGNVVFTSDLTDAEAVAAGLRQRLAAELGVDTAVMVRTGTEITGIAAHNPFLDRQSDHAKLHVAFLAAEPDARRAAQLRVPAGAPEELHLDGRQLYLHYPHGAGRSKVTAAYLEKQLGVRLTARNWKTVTALAGLAQQRS from the coding sequence GTGAGCACCTACATCGCGTTGCTGCGTGCGGTCAACGTCGCCGGGCAGAGCCGGATCGCGATGGCAGACCTGCGTACCCTCGTGATCGCCGCCGGGCACGGCGAGGTCGCCACCTACCTGCAAAGCGGCAACGTGGTCTTCACCTCCGATCTGACCGACGCCGAGGCGGTGGCCGCCGGCCTGCGGCAGCGACTGGCCGCCGAACTCGGCGTGGACACCGCGGTCATGGTGCGCACAGGCACCGAGATCACCGGCATCGCCGCGCACAACCCGTTCCTGGACCGGCAAAGCGATCACGCCAAACTGCACGTGGCGTTCCTGGCCGCCGAACCCGACGCCCGGCGCGCCGCGCAACTGAGGGTGCCCGCCGGCGCACCCGAAGAACTCCACCTGGATGGGCGGCAGCTGTATCTGCACTACCCGCACGGCGCGGGCCGCTCCAAAGTCACCGCCGCCTACCTGGAAAAACAGCTCGGCGTCAGACTCACCGCCCGGAACTGGAAAACCGTTACCGCGCTGGCCGGCCTGGCCCAGCAACGCTCATGA